aatgccgatgtgcaaattgttgcaaaaataggttgattttgacttcaacaaggagtgtaAAGAATCCTTTGAcaaattgaaagaattgttgacaactgctCTGATTATCAAGTCACTGGATTGGagttttccatttgaattaatgcgtgatgcaagtgactacgcagttggagctgttttgggtcaaagagtggacaagctgtcccatgtgatttattatgcatctaggaacCTAAAAGATGCTCAAATTAACTATTTTACCACCGAGAAAGAGTtgttggctatagtgtttgcactagaaaaatttagatcatatttggtgggtgcaaaagtggttgtgtattccgatcatgcagcacttaggtacctacttaagaagaaagaagctaagccgagacttatacggtggatattgttattgcaagaatttgattatgaaatcaaggataagaaaggtgttgaaaataatgttgcggatcatcttagtagacttgttgtttctgaagaagaacttcctttacaagatcgttttccagacgaacaacttttctcaattgaagattcaacaccttggtacgcggatatagtgaactacttggttacaaggaaagtacctagtacaatgtctaattttaaaaagcttaagcttaagaagatagccaagcagtatgtgtgggatgagccctacttgtggaaatatggttcCGATCAAataatccgcaggtgcgtacctaagtCTGAATTTCAATCCATCCTTACTTTTtgccatacttatgcatgtggtggtcattttggttctaaacgtaccgctctcaaagtccttgagaatggattttattggcctactttatttgaggatgcatatattttttgtaaatcttgtgatagatgtcaacgaacgggaaatctaggtgctcaaaatcaaatgccactcacaccaattctttctgtggaagtatttgatgtgtgtggaattgattttatgggtccttttgtcaattcgaatggaaaattctatatacttcttgttgtggattatgtttcaaaatgggtggaagctaaagccacccctactaatgattctcaagttgtttgtgagtttgtgaaggaatatattttctctagacatggtacaccaagagtggttatcagtgatggaggttcgcacttcaagagatccttccatgctcttctcaagaagtacaacataaatcACAAGGTCGGCCATATCACCCACACACTAGTGGGaaagctgaaatttcaaatcgtgagatcAAGTCAATCTTGGAGAAACCCGTTAACACAACACGGAAAGATTAGAGTTATAGACTcaacgatgcactttgggcgtatagaacggcgtataaaacaccgattggtatgtctccatatcagtTGGtgtatggaaaagcttgtcatcttcctgttgaacttgaacataaggattattgggcgataaagatgtgcaacatggattatgacaatgcggggaaacataGAAAGTTACAACTTAAtaagctagaggagatacgtaatgatgcttacgagagtccCCGGATTTACAAGGAGAAGActaaacttttccatgacaaaaTGATTTCTAGAAATATTTTTGTTGTTGGCCAAAAAGTCCTtctatttaattctcgtcttaagttGTTTCCCGGTAAGCTAAGGTCACGTTGGAATGGAccttttgttgttactaatgtttttccttatggtgcagttgaagttACTAGTCTCACGAAAGGGACGATATTCAAAGTAAACGTCCATAGATTAAAGACATATTACGAAAACTTCCCTACGGAGAATGTGGACGTGATTGAGCTTCGTgatgtactccctctggaggagtagtttggagaatgccaagtcgggctgaggacgtaaaactaagcgctaaatgggaggaaacccataggttttgtatcttaatccattctatttttttattgtttttatatcatatttgcatccccatgtttaatttcattgagtccggaatctattttagaagaaaaatatgacgaataccttttcgtcagaaaaattcagactgcgGGTAGTTCAGtacagagaccataactgtcagaccgtttatcgaaacactgtgcccttttgacactGTGTAGAAAACACGTAtatgaacaacttttgtgaaatggaggttttacaaattccttaccaatttgtaaatttttggcGTTTTATCTTCTGTTACGTCAGatttcagaattttcggttttgacacattgaggacaatgtgaagtttaagtgtggaggagtcttttgcatatagagtttttagcctttttgagtcaaaattttcaaattttgtgtatatatttgaataaaacctccgacttgtagagattttagagtcactagcatacttctaggtatgtttacatagagaattctgaccgacataactgaacttggaagtgttagggaactacgttagATTTCtttcttgttagagtgttaaataatggatttaatcatgccggtgatgccaattaggagcagggagaaatgcattattagatttgctgatcaatcattagtggaggctacctattttcatatcaactgaggcaccagaccagatttctttgtagctgactaaagagctttcttttgagtgtgtgtcatccTACCACTAGTACAAAATGACGCTTTatccacgccaaattggcgtgtccatagggttTTAGACACGCCATTTTGGTTTGGACTTGACGTGGTTTCTGCTCGCGTGGTTTTAGGTATGATGACGTGTCTTAATGTTATTCTATAGCCACGCCTACCTTGCGTGTCTATTgttgcatgaaatagacacgccaaaacccaTAGGCGTTGCCATAGagtgtcccaaaaacttaagtatcGATACCCTATAGACACTAAATTTATTGTTTTAATGTGTCCATTGGTACCCTATAGACACACAAGTTTCTTTTTGGCGTGGCCATTGTCTCTTTATAGACACACAAGTTTTTTTTGGCGTGGCCATTGGTTATTCTATGGACACGCAATTgtattttggcgtggctattggttatcctatagacacgcacAAACAAAAATGGTGTGGTTGTTGGTTACCTATAGACACAAAAGttttttttggcgtggctatagGTTATCCTATGGACACACAATTGTTTTTTGGCGTGTCTATTGACTATGCTATGGACACGCAAAAAAAATGGTGTGGCTATTGGTTACCTATAAACACGCAATTTAAGTCGAAtcattggatctcatttaagatgatgcaatattgaccgttaaattatatgcatccttcaccgtccacatgtaatgttgtgagccgttgattggatatcctatagacacgccccatatagcgtggctatatgtgctatttagccacgccaatttacaattaccttgatccacgtggccgtattaggaatcgttggatctcatttaagatgatgcaatattgaccgttcaattatatgcatccttcaccgtcaacatgtaacgttgtgagccgttcactgatttcctatagacacgccccaaagagcgtggctatatgtgatatttagccacgccaatttacaattaccttgatccacgtggccgtattaggaatcattggatctcattttagatgatgcaatattgaccgttaaattatatgcatcctacgccgtccacatgtaacgttgtgagccgttcattgaagaacctatagacacgccatatagcgtggctatatgtgatattttgccacgccaatttacaattaccttcatccacgtggctgtattaggtaccattggatctcgtttaagatgatgcaatattgaccgttcagatgtaacgttgaccgtccacatgtaacgttgggatccgttcatcggagaacctatagacatgccatatagcgtggctttatatgatatttagccacgccaatttatatctgcttaatgtgtctttatgttatgtttagccacgccaattaatctcgaagc
This is a stretch of genomic DNA from Papaver somniferum cultivar HN1 chromosome 1, ASM357369v1, whole genome shotgun sequence. It encodes these proteins:
- the LOC113351223 gene encoding uncharacterized protein LOC113351223, whose product is MDYDNAGKHRKLQLNKLEEIRNDAYESPRIYKEKTKLFHDKMISRNIFVVGQKVLLFNSRLKLFPGKLRSRWNGPFVVTNVFPYGAVEVTSLTKGTIFKVNVHRLKTYYENFPTENVDVIELRDVLPLEE